The following are from one region of the Methanospirillum hungatei genome:
- a CDS encoding substrate-binding periplasmic protein, which translates to MQSEPLPSNDSPYNLVFYTEPLPPYNYEENGTIKGLSIDLLTAIIQKSGYVVPADHIQIVPWETALENALTQNNSVVFSTGRTPEREGLFQWVGPISIERDVLFAHPKANLSIEKPADLKEFRIGVTPGHAGTEMLLNAGVNKEQIVTEANISELIRMLESGEIDLWCYPELTGRYYAEQVTGNYYAFNVVYPLEEMGIYYAFHRDVSNATVHAFQQALDELKTDKDETGVSEYERILGRYNPATGLSHLTYLTEEWAPYNYEKDGVPAGISIDILEKVFESLHVNKTREDVHFVPLSEGFKKMQTENGTVLFSIVRSPEREALYQWAGPFTKGRFVLYAPSSRNITLSSTEDLNNYTIGTVQGTIENTLLTNIGVLSDHITSGLHPHDLIRMLEEGTVDIWATGDSTGRYEMVKNGINPDKYEIVYTLQEDDFYFIFTPDVPESLIHSFNQTLMMIVNEKEKAGDST; encoded by the coding sequence ATGCAATCAGAACCGTTACCTTCAAACGATTCTCCATATAATCTGGTTTTTTACACTGAACCTCTCCCCCCATATAATTATGAAGAAAATGGGACGATAAAAGGGCTTTCTATCGATCTCCTTACAGCAATTATACAAAAATCAGGATATGTAGTACCTGCTGATCATATCCAGATCGTTCCCTGGGAAACTGCATTGGAGAATGCTCTCACACAGAACAATTCCGTTGTTTTTTCAACCGGAAGAACCCCTGAACGAGAAGGATTATTTCAGTGGGTCGGACCCATATCAATAGAGCGTGATGTTCTTTTTGCTCACCCAAAGGCTAACCTATCCATAGAGAAACCTGCTGATCTTAAAGAATTCCGCATCGGTGTTACACCCGGCCATGCCGGAACAGAGATGCTTCTGAATGCTGGTGTGAACAAAGAGCAGATTGTTACCGAAGCAAATATTTCTGAACTTATCCGGATGCTTGAGTCTGGTGAGATTGATCTCTGGTGTTATCCAGAACTTACCGGAAGGTATTACGCCGAGCAGGTAACCGGTAATTATTATGCATTCAATGTAGTATATCCACTTGAAGAGATGGGCATCTATTATGCCTTTCATCGTGATGTATCAAATGCTACCGTTCATGCATTTCAGCAGGCACTTGATGAGTTGAAAACAGATAAAGATGAAACAGGAGTCAGTGAGTACGAGCGGATTCTTGGCAGGTATAATCCTGCAACTGGTCTGTCACACCTGACATATCTGACAGAGGAATGGGCACCATATAATTATGAGAAAGATGGTGTCCCTGCAGGGATTTCAATAGATATTCTTGAAAAAGTGTTTGAATCATTACATGTTAACAAAACACGTGAGGATGTGCATTTTGTTCCGCTCTCAGAGGGATTCAAAAAGATGCAGACTGAAAACGGAACCGTTCTCTTTTCTATAGTGCGATCTCCAGAGCGGGAAGCACTGTACCAGTGGGCAGGCCCATTTACGAAAGGTCGGTTTGTTCTCTATGCCCCTTCATCCAGGAATATTACCCTTTCTTCAACAGAAGATTTGAATAACTATACCATCGGAACGGTGCAGGGAACCATAGAAAATACCCTCCTTACCAATATCGGGGTTTTATCCGATCATATTACGAGCGGACTTCATCCTCATGATCTTATCCGGATGCTTGAAGAAGGAACCGTTGATATCTGGGCTACCGGAGATAGTACCGGAAGATACGAAATGGTGAAAAACGGCATAAACCCTGACAAGTATGAGATTGTATATACATTACAAGAGGATGATTTTTATTTTATTTTTACTCCCGATGTTCCCGAATCGCTCATTCATTCATTTAACCAGACCCTCATGATGATAGTGAATGAGAAAGAGAAGGCAGGAGACAGTACATAA